One window of the Klebsiella sp. WP3-W18-ESBL-02 genome contains the following:
- a CDS encoding SRPBCC domain-containing protein yields MQQSAIVWPEGYLPGTTDNFASNEIIVSGLSAKDIWAQLDDTTLWPTYYSNVADIHFHDGSGPMLSANARFRFSTFGFPIEAQITEYVPPADGQAARIAWHGWAEGDATTRLDVIHAWLFEDLPGNRVRILTQESQIGVPAQELARTVPNPMINGHQEWITGLVKSARGE; encoded by the coding sequence ATGCAGCAAAGCGCAATCGTCTGGCCGGAAGGCTACCTGCCGGGCACCACCGACAACTTTGCCTCTAACGAAATTATCGTCAGCGGCCTGAGCGCAAAAGACATTTGGGCGCAGCTCGACGACACTACCCTGTGGCCAACCTACTACAGCAACGTGGCGGATATCCATTTCCACGACGGCAGCGGCCCGATGCTGAGCGCCAATGCTCGCTTCCGCTTCTCTACCTTCGGCTTCCCGATTGAAGCGCAGATTACCGAATACGTGCCGCCGGCCGACGGTCAGGCCGCACGCATTGCCTGGCACGGCTGGGCAGAAGGCGATGCCACCACCCGCCTGGATGTCATTCACGCCTGGCTGTTCGAAGATTTACCGGGTAACCGCGTGCGTATTCTGACCCAGGAGTCACAGATTGGCGTCCCGGCGCAGGAGCTGGCGCGCACCGTGCCAAACCCGATGATTAACGGCCACCAGGAGTGGATCACCGGGCTGGTGAAATCCGCGCGCGGCGAGTGA
- the nepI gene encoding purine ribonucleoside efflux pump NepI yields the protein MSAHIEEKNRADVVARPNWSAVFAVAFCVACLITVEFLPVSLLTPMAQDLGISEGVAGQSVTVTAFVAMFSSLFITQAIGATNRRYVVILFSVLLTLSCLLVSFSSSFTLLLLGRACLGLALGGFWAMSASLTMRLVPARTVPKALSVIFGAVSIALVIAAPLGSFLGGIIGWRNVFNGAAVMGVLCTFWVLKALPSLPGEPAHHKQNMFSLLQRPGVMAGMIAIFMSFAGQFAFFTYIRPVYMNLAGFDVDGLTLVLLSFGIASFVGTSFSSVILKRSVKLALAGAPLVLAISALVLTLWGSEKVVAAGIAIIWGLAFALVPVGWSTWITRSLADQAEKAGSIQVAVIQLANTCGAAVGGLALDHLGLTSPLMLSGVLMLLTALLVTAKVRIR from the coding sequence ATGAGTGCACATATCGAAGAAAAAAACCGCGCCGACGTCGTTGCGCGGCCCAACTGGTCGGCGGTTTTTGCCGTGGCGTTTTGCGTCGCCTGCCTGATTACCGTTGAATTTTTGCCGGTCAGCCTGCTGACGCCGATGGCGCAGGATTTGGGTATTTCCGAGGGCGTTGCCGGGCAGTCGGTGACTGTGACGGCGTTTGTCGCCATGTTCTCCAGCCTGTTCATTACCCAGGCCATTGGCGCCACCAATCGCCGCTATGTGGTGATTTTGTTCTCCGTTTTGCTGACGCTCTCTTGCCTGCTGGTGTCGTTCTCCAGCTCCTTCACGCTGCTACTGCTTGGCCGCGCCTGTCTGGGGCTGGCGCTCGGCGGGTTTTGGGCGATGTCGGCATCGTTGACGATGCGGCTGGTGCCGGCGCGTACGGTGCCAAAAGCGCTGTCGGTGATCTTTGGTGCGGTGTCCATCGCGCTGGTGATTGCTGCGCCGCTGGGCAGTTTTTTGGGCGGCATTATCGGCTGGCGTAACGTTTTTAACGGCGCAGCGGTGATGGGCGTGCTGTGTACGTTTTGGGTGCTGAAAGCATTGCCTTCTCTGCCGGGTGAACCGGCGCACCACAAGCAAAACATGTTTAGCCTGCTGCAACGTCCCGGCGTGATGGCCGGGATGATTGCTATCTTTATGTCCTTTGCCGGACAGTTCGCCTTCTTCACTTATATTCGCCCGGTGTATATGAATCTGGCGGGTTTTGACGTTGACGGCCTGACGCTGGTGCTGCTGAGCTTCGGTATCGCCAGCTTTGTCGGTACCTCGTTCTCGTCGGTGATTCTCAAGCGCTCGGTCAAACTGGCGCTGGCCGGTGCGCCGCTGGTACTGGCGATCAGCGCGCTGGTGCTTACGTTATGGGGCAGTGAGAAAGTGGTCGCCGCAGGCATTGCGATTATCTGGGGGCTGGCGTTCGCGCTGGTGCCGGTAGGCTGGTCGACGTGGATCACGCGCTCATTGGCCGATCAGGCGGAAAAAGCCGGTTCCATTCAGGTGGCGGTGATTCAGCTGGCGAATACCTGTGGGGCGGCGGTGGGTGGCCTGGCGCTGGACCATTTAGGGCTGACGTCGCCGTTGATGCTTTCCGGCGTATTGATGTTGCTGACGGCCCTGCTGGTCACCGCAAAGGTCAGAATTCGCTGA
- the phnX gene encoding phosphonoacetaldehyde hydrolase, whose translation MNRINAVILDWAGTTVDFGSFAPTQIFVEAFHQAFDVEITLAEARVPMGLGKWQHIEALGKLPTVDARWQAKFGRAMTAADIDAIYAAFMPLQIAKVVDFSAPIAGVIDTIAALRAEGIKIGSCSGYPRAVMERLVPAAAEHGYRPDHWVATDDLAAGGRPGPWMALQNVITLGIDAVAHCVKVDDAAPGITEGLNAGMWTVGLAVSGNEFGATWEAYQAMSPEEIASRRELAASKLYAAGAHYVVDSLVELPGVIADINARLAKGERP comes from the coding sequence ATGAATCGTATTAACGCTGTTATTCTCGATTGGGCGGGCACCACCGTCGATTTCGGTTCCTTCGCGCCGACGCAGATTTTTGTCGAAGCTTTTCATCAGGCGTTTGATGTCGAGATCACGCTCGCTGAGGCCCGGGTGCCGATGGGGCTGGGAAAGTGGCAACATATTGAAGCGCTGGGCAAATTACCGACGGTGGACGCGCGCTGGCAGGCGAAATTTGGCCGCGCGATGACGGCGGCAGATATTGATGCCATTTACGCCGCCTTTATGCCGCTACAAATTGCCAAAGTTGTCGATTTTTCCGCACCAATTGCCGGGGTTATCGATACGATCGCCGCGCTTCGTGCAGAGGGAATTAAAATTGGTTCCTGCTCCGGCTACCCGCGCGCGGTGATGGAGCGGCTGGTCCCCGCCGCCGCCGAGCACGGCTATCGCCCCGATCACTGGGTGGCGACGGATGACCTTGCGGCGGGTGGGCGCCCAGGGCCGTGGATGGCGCTGCAAAACGTGATTACCCTGGGGATTGATGCCGTTGCCCACTGTGTGAAGGTCGATGACGCTGCGCCGGGTATTACCGAAGGGCTTAACGCCGGGATGTGGACGGTGGGTCTGGCGGTATCGGGTAATGAATTTGGTGCCACCTGGGAGGCGTATCAGGCGATGTCGCCAGAAGAGATTGCCAGCCGCCGCGAACTGGCGGCCAGCAAACTGTATGCAGCCGGGGCGCACTATGTAGTGGATTCGCTGGTGGAGCTGCCGGGGGTAATTGCCGATATCAACGCGCGTCTGGCGAAGGGCGAACGCCCGTAA